ACCTAAAAGCGAACCCTGATTTTATTGTTCCAGGTGCACGCTATAAAGAAATTCTTTCTCGCCTTGAAAATGACGACCTAAGAGACCTTGCTATTTCACGTCCAAGCCAAGGATGGGGTGTAAAGGTTCCGGGTAATGATAACTTTGTTATGTATACTTGGTTTGATGCTCTTATCAATTACTACTCTGCTCTTGATTCAGATCAAAAAGAAAAGTTCTGGCCAGCAGATATGCACGTTATTGGTAAAGATATCCTTTGGTTCCATTCAGTAATTTGGCCATGTATGCTAAAGGCCGCAGACCTTCCTCTTCCAAAACAAGTATATGTTCACGGAATGGTACTTGCTGAAGATGGAAAGAAAATGAGTAAGTCTCTTGGTAATGTTGTTGATCCATTTGAGATGCTTGAAAAATATCCAACGGATACTTTCCGCTACTATATGCTAAAAAATATTTCATCATCTGGTGATGGAAAATTCTCTGAACAAGAATTAGTTGATAAGCACAATACTGAGCTTGCAAATGACTATGGAAATCTTTTAATGAGAGTTATCAAACTAGGTCTAAAGAGCTTTCCTGATAAAGTCTACACGCCAGAAGGTGTGGCCCAAGAAATCGATGCTCTTCCATATTTTGAGCGTGCTAAGGAGTTCATGGATAAGCGTGAGCACAACAAGGCCATTGATGCGATTTGGGACCTTATCGTTAGCCTTAATCAATACGTAAATGATAAAGAGCCTTGGAAGCATAAGAAAAATGAAGCAGCATTTGCTCCAATCGCTTATAACTGTTTCTACGGTATGGCAGCAGCATCATATATGCTTCAGGCCTTCCTTCCAGAGTGTACGAAAACAGCTCTTGAATATATTGGTTCAAGTGCTCTTGGAACTGAACTTATGGAATTTGGGGCCGCAACTTATACGCCTCAGCCACCGGAAGCTTTATTTCCAAAAGTAGAACTTAAATAACAGCGGCATCTTAGCGAAGCTAAGATTTGACGCTGTTATAGCTCCCCTACACTTTAGCTAGAAAACAATTTCAACAAGCCTGCGTTTATGCAGGCTTAGTTGCCTCAGGAGCAATGGGAAAGTCAAAGTATATGAAAAAAGAAAATCAGCAAATAAAATATAAATAAAGTTACGGAGTGCACTCGTTCACAACATCATCATCAG
This sequence is a window from Halobacteriovorax vibrionivorans. Protein-coding genes within it:
- the metG gene encoding methionine--tRNA ligase; this encodes MKNTFYATTAIDYPNGRPHIGHAYEKIVTDSYARWNRLLGKDVYFLTGTDENGQKLIESAKDAGLDTLEFVNKNVEVFKDLCTRANISHDDFIRTTEKRHEDSCVELWKKLEEKGLIYHGHYSGNYCLSCESFYTEAQAPDGNCPEHHKPLELKEEEGFFFKLSEYQKWIIDHLKANPDFIVPGARYKEILSRLENDDLRDLAISRPSQGWGVKVPGNDNFVMYTWFDALINYYSALDSDQKEKFWPADMHVIGKDILWFHSVIWPCMLKAADLPLPKQVYVHGMVLAEDGKKMSKSLGNVVDPFEMLEKYPTDTFRYYMLKNISSSGDGKFSEQELVDKHNTELANDYGNLLMRVIKLGLKSFPDKVYTPEGVAQEIDALPYFERAKEFMDKREHNKAIDAIWDLIVSLNQYVNDKEPWKHKKNEAAFAPIAYNCFYGMAAASYMLQAFLPECTKTALEYIGSSALGTELMEFGAATYTPQPPEALFPKVELK